Proteins encoded by one window of Blastopirellula marina:
- a CDS encoding TetR/AcrR family transcriptional regulator, translating into MPTLTRKQREIQEREAQILSVAREMLLKDGYLGLSMDRIAEAVEYGKGTVYRHFPNKEDIILALAVETQKKRTSLFQRASLFRGASRERLTAVAVACELFVRLYPSHFNVEQVVRLSSIWEKTSEKRQNIMRTCEQACTGIVAGIVRDAISQGDLTLTGDMTPEGMVFGMWAINFGSFSIMSTSGALDEIGIEDPTLAIRGCINHMLDGFGWKALSTQHDYEAVFQKALTETFADEYQQLLTQS; encoded by the coding sequence ATGCCAACACTCACCCGTAAACAGCGAGAAATTCAGGAACGTGAAGCTCAGATTCTATCCGTAGCACGCGAAATGCTGCTTAAGGATGGTTACCTGGGTCTGAGTATGGATCGTATCGCCGAAGCGGTGGAGTATGGAAAAGGGACGGTTTACCGCCATTTTCCAAACAAAGAAGACATTATCCTGGCATTGGCCGTCGAGACCCAAAAGAAGCGGACCTCCCTTTTCCAAAGGGCATCGCTGTTTCGTGGGGCCTCGCGCGAGCGGCTTACCGCCGTGGCGGTCGCTTGCGAGTTGTTTGTGCGGCTTTATCCGAGCCATTTCAATGTCGAGCAAGTCGTTCGCTTGTCTTCGATTTGGGAGAAAACCTCGGAAAAGCGGCAGAATATTATGCGTACCTGCGAACAGGCATGTACGGGGATCGTGGCCGGTATTGTTCGCGATGCCATCAGCCAGGGAGATTTGACGCTGACCGGCGACATGACTCCTGAAGGGATGGTGTTCGGCATGTGGGCGATCAACTTCGGGTCGTTCTCGATCATGTCGACCAGCGGCGCGCTGGACGAAATTGGGATCGAAGACCCAACCCTGGCCATTCGCGGTTGCATCAATCACATGTTAGACGGTTTTGGTTGGAAAGCGTTATCGACCCAGCACGACTACGAGGCCGTTTTCCAGAAGGCCCTGACGGAGACCTTTGCCGATGAATATCAGCAACTACTCACCCAGTCGTGA